A genome region from Defluviimonas aquaemixtae includes the following:
- the rplI gene encoding 50S ribosomal protein L9: MQVILLERVAKLGQMGEVVKVKDGYARNFLLPQGKALRASEDNIKSFESQKAQLEAQNLETRKEAEKVAEKLDGQTFIVIRSASDAGALYGSVTPRDVADATIDAGFTVDRKQMVLSRPIKELGLHEVEIVLHPEVSATITLNVARSNEEAELQAAGKSIQDLAHAEQEAAEFEIAELFDDIGAAGQDLGEAEQPEVEPRPE; encoded by the coding sequence ATGCAAGTGATCCTTCTCGAACGCGTGGCCAAGCTTGGCCAGATGGGCGAAGTCGTCAAGGTCAAGGACGGCTACGCGCGCAACTTCCTGCTGCCCCAAGGCAAGGCGCTCCGCGCCTCGGAAGACAACATCAAGAGCTTCGAGTCTCAGAAGGCCCAGCTCGAAGCCCAGAACCTCGAGACCCGCAAGGAGGCCGAGAAGGTCGCCGAGAAACTCGACGGCCAGACCTTCATCGTGATTCGGTCGGCCTCCGACGCGGGTGCGCTTTACGGCTCGGTCACGCCGCGCGATGTGGCCGATGCAACCATCGACGCGGGCTTCACTGTCGACCGCAAGCAGATGGTCCTAAGCCGGCCGATCAAGGAGCTTGGTCTGCACGAGGTCGAAATCGTGCTGCACCCGGAGGTCTCGGCGACGATCACGCTGAACGTCGCGCGCTCGAACGAAGAGGCCGAACTTCAGGCCGCAGGCAAGTCGATCCAGGACCTCGCACATGCGGAACAGGAAGCCGCGGAATTCGAGATCGCCGAACTTTTCGACGATATCGGTGCCGCGGGACAGGACCTCGGCGAAGCCGAGCAGCCCGAAGTCGAACCGCGCCCGGAGTAA
- the rpsR gene encoding 30S ribosomal protein S18 translates to MANKPFFRRRKVCPFSGDNAPKIDYKDVRLLQRYISERGKIVPARITAVSAKKQRELARAIKRARFLALLPYAVK, encoded by the coding sequence ATGGCGAACAAGCCGTTTTTCCGCCGCCGCAAGGTCTGTCCCTTCTCGGGCGACAACGCGCCGAAGATCGACTACAAGGATGTCCGTCTTCTGCAGCGCTACATCTCCGAGCGCGGCAAGATCGTACCCGCCCGCATCACCGCCGTTTCGGCGAAGAAGCAGCGTGAACTGGCCCGCGCCATCAAGCGCGCGCGCTTCCTCGCGCTGCTGCCCTATGCCGTAAAGTAA
- the fabD gene encoding ACP S-malonyltransferase: protein MRAFVFPGQGAQVIGMGHALAEAYPAAKAVFDEVDEALGEKLSALIWDGEQDTLTLTENAQPALMATSIAAMRALEAEGIAVTSAAYVAGHSLGEYSALCAAGSLTIADTAKLLRLRGKAMQGAVPVGQGAMAALLGLDFHTATAVAKEAAKGEICQAANDNDPGQVVVSGHRGAVERAVEIAKSKGAKRALLLPVSAPFHCALMGPAAAAMADALSHVHIEEPAVPLVANVTAHDVTDPATIRSLLVEQVTGSVRWRESVEFMVSKGVTEFWEVGAGKALSGMIRRIAKEAETRAVGNPEDVQAAKG from the coding sequence ATGCGCGCATTCGTATTTCCGGGCCAGGGAGCGCAGGTGATCGGCATGGGGCACGCGCTGGCCGAAGCCTATCCCGCCGCAAAGGCGGTCTTCGACGAGGTTGACGAGGCTTTGGGCGAAAAGCTCTCCGCCCTGATCTGGGACGGCGAACAAGACACTCTGACGCTGACCGAGAACGCCCAGCCCGCGCTGATGGCGACCTCGATCGCGGCAATGCGGGCTCTCGAGGCCGAGGGGATCGCCGTCACGTCTGCGGCTTACGTCGCGGGACACAGCCTTGGCGAGTATTCGGCGCTTTGTGCCGCAGGCAGCCTGACAATCGCAGATACCGCAAAGCTTCTGAGGCTGCGCGGCAAGGCGATGCAGGGGGCCGTGCCGGTCGGCCAGGGTGCGATGGCAGCACTTCTGGGCCTCGATTTCCACACGGCCACGGCGGTGGCGAAGGAAGCCGCAAAGGGCGAGATCTGCCAGGCGGCGAACGACAACGACCCCGGACAGGTGGTCGTTTCGGGTCACCGCGGCGCGGTCGAGCGGGCGGTGGAGATCGCCAAGTCCAAGGGGGCGAAGCGAGCGCTGCTCCTGCCGGTTTCCGCGCCCTTCCACTGTGCGCTCATGGGGCCTGCGGCGGCGGCGATGGCCGATGCCTTGAGCCACGTCCACATAGAGGAGCCGGCAGTTCCGCTGGTTGCCAACGTGACCGCGCATGACGTGACAGACCCGGCGACCATCCGCAGCCTTCTGGTGGAGCAGGTCACGGGATCGGTCCGCTGGCGTGAGAGCGTGGAGTTCATGGTATCAAAGGGTGTAACGGAGTTCTGGGAGGTCGGCGCGGGCAAGGCGCTATCGGGCATGATCCGCCGGATCGCGAAGGAAGCCGAGACGCGCGCCGTCGGCAACCCGGAAGACGTTCAGGCCGCGAAAGGCTGA
- a CDS encoding acyl carrier protein, producing the protein MSDIADRVKKIVVEHLGVEEDKVTESASFIDDLGADSLDTVELVMAFEEEFGIEIPDDAAETIQTFGDAVKFISEAA; encoded by the coding sequence ATGAGCGACATCGCAGATCGCGTAAAGAAAATTGTCGTCGAGCATCTGGGCGTCGAAGAGGACAAGGTGACGGAAAGCGCCTCGTTCATCGACGATCTGGGCGCGGACAGCCTCGACACGGTCGAGCTGGTGATGGCGTTCGAGGAAGAATTCGGGATCGAGATTCCCGACGACGCGGCCGAAACGATCCAGACTTTCGGCGATGCGGTGAAGTTCATTTCCGAAGCCGCCTGA
- the tig gene encoding trigger factor, translated as MQVTETLNEGLKRSYTITVPAADLDAKVNEKLAEAQPEVELKGFRKGKVPMGLLKKQFGPRILGDAMQDAIDGAMKDHFESTGDRPALQPKVEMQGGENWKEGDDVVVEMSYEALPEIPEVDLSKLKLEKLIVKADDKAVAEALENLAKSAKNFEDKKKGTKAKDGDQVVIDFVGKIDGEAFEGGAGEDYPLEIGSGSFIPGFEEQLVGVKAGDEVAVKVSFPDEYGAKHLAGKEAVFDCTVKAVKGPKPAEIDDELAKQFGAESLEALKGQISERLEAEYAGASRSVMKRALLDELDKMVKFDLPPSLVETEAGQIAHQLWHDENPDHEGHDHPEIKPTEEHKSLAERRVRLGLLLAEIGRKKEVEVTDAEMTQAVMNQARQYPGQERAFFEFVQKNPQMQQQLRAPIFEDKVVDLIVEGAKVTEKEVSKDKLQKAVEALDEI; from the coding sequence ATGCAGGTCACCGAGACCCTGAACGAAGGTCTGAAGCGCAGCTACACGATCACCGTGCCGGCCGCCGATCTGGACGCGAAGGTCAACGAGAAGCTCGCCGAGGCGCAGCCGGAAGTCGAGTTGAAGGGCTTCCGCAAAGGCAAGGTCCCGATGGGGCTCCTGAAGAAGCAGTTCGGCCCGCGCATCCTCGGCGACGCGATGCAGGACGCGATCGACGGCGCGATGAAGGATCACTTCGAGTCGACCGGAGACCGGCCTGCGCTGCAGCCGAAGGTCGAAATGCAGGGCGGCGAGAACTGGAAGGAAGGCGACGACGTCGTTGTCGAGATGTCCTACGAGGCGTTGCCGGAGATCCCGGAGGTCGATCTTTCGAAGCTGAAGCTCGAGAAGCTTATCGTGAAGGCCGATGACAAGGCCGTGGCCGAGGCGCTCGAGAATCTCGCGAAGTCGGCCAAGAACTTCGAGGACAAGAAAAAGGGCACCAAGGCCAAGGACGGCGACCAGGTTGTGATCGACTTCGTCGGCAAGATCGATGGCGAGGCCTTCGAAGGCGGGGCGGGTGAAGACTACCCGCTGGAAATCGGTTCCGGTTCGTTCATCCCGGGCTTCGAGGAACAGCTCGTCGGAGTGAAGGCGGGCGACGAGGTCGCGGTGAAGGTGTCGTTCCCGGATGAGTACGGTGCGAAGCATCTTGCTGGTAAGGAAGCGGTCTTCGACTGCACCGTGAAAGCCGTCAAGGGGCCAAAGCCGGCCGAGATCGACGACGAGCTCGCCAAGCAGTTCGGGGCCGAGAGCCTCGAAGCGCTGAAGGGCCAGATCAGCGAGCGGCTGGAGGCCGAGTATGCCGGCGCCTCCCGTTCGGTAATGAAGCGGGCGCTTCTCGATGAGCTCGACAAGATGGTGAAATTCGACCTGCCGCCGAGCCTCGTCGAGACCGAGGCGGGTCAGATCGCGCATCAGCTGTGGCACGACGAGAACCCTGACCACGAGGGCCACGATCACCCCGAGATCAAGCCGACAGAGGAGCACAAGTCGCTCGCCGAACGCCGTGTCCGGCTTGGCCTCTTGCTGGCTGAGATCGGGCGCAAGAAGGAAGTCGAGGTCACCGACGCCGAAATGACGCAGGCGGTGATGAACCAGGCGCGGCAGTATCCGGGTCAGGAGCGGGCCTTCTTCGAGTTTGTGCAGAAGAACCCGCAGATGCAGCAGCAGCTGCGCGCGCCGATCTTCGAGGACAAGGTCGTCGATCTGATCGTCGAGGGCGCGAAGGTGACCGAAAAAGAGGTCTCGAAGGACAAGCTACAGAAGGCCGTCGAGGCGCTGGACGAGATCTGA
- the rpsF gene encoding 30S ribosomal protein S6: MPLYEHVLIARQDLSNAQAEGLVEHFSTVLADNGGKVVDHEYWGVKTMAYKINKNRKGHYAFLRTDAPSDAVQEMERLARLHDDVMRVMSIKVDKHEDGPSVQMQKRDDRDRGDRRDRR, translated from the coding sequence ATGCCGCTTTACGAGCATGTCCTCATCGCGCGTCAGGACCTTTCCAACGCGCAGGCCGAAGGCCTCGTCGAACATTTCTCCACTGTGCTTGCAGACAACGGCGGCAAGGTCGTCGATCACGAGTACTGGGGCGTCAAGACGATGGCCTACAAGATCAACAAGAACCGCAAGGGTCACTACGCCTTCCTGCGCACCGACGCGCCGTCGGACGCCGTTCAGGAAATGGAGCGCCTCGCCCGTCTGCATGATGACGTGATGCGCGTTATGTCGATCAAGGTCGACAAGCACGAGGATGGTCCCTCGGTGCAGATGCAGAAGCGTGATGACCGCGACCGTGGCGACCGCCGCGACCGTCGCTGA
- a CDS encoding Hint domain-containing protein, with protein MTWMTEELAVRTAPGAGRTDGTRGIAAGTIVLTLEGAFPVEFLVPGDRVITRTGLCILRDIKVHRYSGPAIRLRAGALGHDRPDQDLLLPDETPIVLRDWRARALFGAPEVVVPIRRVADGEFVAPTTVLSMRVFDLRFDTAEVVYAEGLELVCEPARCEMASAAG; from the coding sequence ATGACGTGGATGACGGAAGAGCTTGCGGTTCGCACCGCCCCCGGCGCGGGCCGGACGGATGGGACAAGGGGCATCGCAGCGGGGACCATCGTGCTCACGCTCGAGGGCGCGTTTCCGGTGGAGTTCCTCGTACCCGGCGACCGGGTGATCACGAGGACCGGCCTCTGCATCCTTCGCGACATCAAGGTGCACCGCTATTCCGGCCCCGCGATCCGCCTCAGGGCGGGCGCGCTCGGCCACGACCGGCCCGACCAGGACCTCCTCCTGCCCGACGAGACGCCGATCGTATTGCGCGACTGGCGGGCCCGGGCTCTGTTCGGCGCGCCCGAGGTGGTGGTGCCGATCCGCCGCGTCGCCGACGGCGAATTCGTCGCGCCGACAACAGTGCTCTCGATGCGGGTCTTTGACCTGAGGTTTGACACGGCCGAGGTTGTCTATGCCGAGGGGCTGGAACTGGTCTGCGAACCGGCCCGGTGCGAGATGGCTAGCGCCGCCGGGTAG
- the fabG gene encoding 3-oxoacyl-[acyl-carrier-protein] reductase encodes MFDLTGKAALVTGASGGIGGAIATALHGAGATVGLSGTREAPLKELAGELGERAHVLPCNLSDPEAVEALPKQAVEAMGAVDILVNNAGITRDNLFMRMSDEEWQQVIDVNLTATFRLCRGVLRGMMKARWGRIVNVTSIVGTTGNPGQGNYCATKAGLTGMSKSLAQEVASRGITVNCVAPGFIATAMTDKLTDDQKARISAQIPAGRMGNPDEIASATLYLASAEAGYVTGATLHVNGGMAMI; translated from the coding sequence ATGTTCGATCTGACGGGAAAGGCGGCGCTCGTAACCGGCGCGTCGGGCGGGATCGGCGGCGCAATCGCAACGGCGCTGCACGGCGCCGGCGCCACGGTTGGCCTGTCCGGAACGCGCGAGGCGCCGCTTAAGGAGCTGGCCGGCGAACTCGGTGAGCGCGCGCATGTTCTGCCCTGCAACCTCTCCGATCCCGAGGCGGTGGAGGCCCTGCCCAAGCAAGCGGTCGAGGCGATGGGGGCGGTCGATATCCTCGTGAACAACGCCGGGATCACGCGCGACAATCTCTTCATGCGAATGTCGGACGAGGAGTGGCAGCAGGTCATCGACGTCAACCTGACCGCGACCTTCCGGCTGTGCCGCGGGGTTCTGAGGGGCATGATGAAGGCGCGCTGGGGGCGGATCGTCAACGTGACCTCGATCGTCGGCACGACGGGCAATCCCGGTCAGGGCAATTACTGCGCGACAAAGGCCGGTCTGACGGGCATGTCGAAGTCGCTCGCCCAGGAGGTCGCGAGCCGGGGTATCACGGTGAATTGCGTCGCGCCGGGCTTTATTGCGACGGCGATGACCGACAAGCTGACCGACGATCAGAAGGCGCGGATCTCAGCGCAGATTCCTGCCGGCCGCATGGGCAACCCGGACGAGATCGCCTCCGCCACGCTCTATCTGGCGAGCGCCGAGGCTGGCTACGTCACCGGCGCAACTCTGCATGTGAACGGCGGCATGGCGATGATCTGA